One genomic window of Gammaproteobacteria bacterium includes the following:
- a CDS encoding hypothetical protein (Evidence 5 : Unknown function), whose translation MREIKKQEHYIEAANQSLLKRLHADDIVVDIQKVEGAEVDEMWSYSKATIK comes from the coding sequence ATGAGAGAAATAAAAAAACAAGAACACTATATTGAGGCAGCCAATCAGTCACTACTGAAAAGACTGCATGCAGATGACATTGTTGTTGATATTCAAAAGGTTGAAGGTGCTGAAGTGGATGAAATGTGGAGCTATAGCAAAGCCACCATAAAATGA
- a CDS encoding hypothetical protein (Evidence 5 : Unknown function), whose translation MRLRCPAELGRGFPIRSIQQAIKNAGHILEYLPPYSPDFNPIEHKWAQLKAIDKRERRTTEEVFANYA comes from the coding sequence ATGAGGTTGCGTTGTCCGGCAGAGCTAGGTAGGGGGTTTCCGATAAGGTCTATTCAACAAGCCATCAAAAATGCGGGCCATATTCTGGAATATTTACCCCCTTATTCACCAGATTTCAATCCCATCGAACATAAGTGGGCGCAATTAAAGGCGATTGACAAAAGAGAACGCCGTACTACCGAGGAAGTCTTCGCAAATTATGCGTAA
- a CDS encoding transposase, translating into MRRFPIRSIAHVASKEAAVVADTMISLLKPFADHVHTITTDNGKEFSQHQRIAKELNAGFYFAHPYSSWERGANENMNGLIRQFFPKKMSLKFIPEKLIQRAKDFLNHRPRKCLGFKTPFEVFNNELQSINPPVALQG; encoded by the coding sequence ATGAGGAGGTTTCCGATAAGGTCTATTGCCCATGTGGCTAGCAAAGAGGCCGCTGTTGTGGCGGACACGATGATTTCCTTACTCAAGCCTTTCGCTGATCATGTTCACACTATCACGACCGACAACGGCAAGGAGTTTTCTCAACATCAACGAATCGCCAAGGAACTGAATGCGGGGTTCTATTTCGCACACCCATATTCCTCTTGGGAACGTGGCGCCAATGAGAATATGAATGGACTAATCCGCCAGTTCTTTCCAAAGAAGATGAGTCTTAAATTCATCCCTGAAAAACTTATCCAGAGGGCAAAGGATTTCCTAAATCACCGGCCACGGAAATGCCTCGGGTTCAAAACTCCTTTTGAAGTGTTCAATAATGAGTTACAATCGATTAACCCACCCGTTGCACTTCAAGGTTGA